The Paenibacillus sp. FSL R7-0345 DNA segment ATACACGGAATCACAGCCTTCTCTGCGGAGAGGGCTGTTTTTTTGCGAAATGAAGGGCAAAAATGCCTTTGATTTTGGCTCGCGAAGCCTAATGGACGAAATGAAGGGCAAAAAATGCCTTTGATTTTGGCTTGCGAAGCCTAATGGACGAAATGAAGGGCAAAAATGCCTTTGATTTTGGCTTGCGAAGCCTAATGGGCGAAATGAAGGGCAAAAATGCCTCTGATTTTGGCTAGTGGGGCGCAATGGGCGAAATGAAGAGCATAAGTGCCTTTGATTTTGGCTCGCTCAATATAAAAAAATGTGGATAGCGTCTTCAGAAGAGCCCGAATGTTCACCGGTTAGGGTGATTTTGTGCCGTCTTAGTATCGACAAAACGGTCTACAAGTTGTAAACTGTTGAAAACAGGAGGTCTACAGATTGTAAACCCCAAGGAGCTGAATATATTGAAGGCAGTAAAGCTGACGGAAACAGAGGCCAGACTGGCAGAGCTGATCTGGAAGGGGGAGCCGCTGCCCTCCGGGGAGCTGGTGAAGCTGTGCGAAGCCGAGCTGGGCTGGAAGAAATCGACGACTTATACCATGCTGAAGCGGCTGGAGGGGAAAGGGGTGTTCATTAATGAAGACGGTACGGTGTTCTCGCGGATCAGCAAGGAGGATTTCCATGCTGATCAGAGCAAACAGTTCGTGGAAGAGACTTTCGGGGGATCGCTGCCGCGCTTCCTGGCTGCATTTACGCGCAGCCGCAAGCTGGAGGACAAGGAGATTGACGAGCTGCTGAAGCTGATCCATGAGAAGGAGGAGGAATAGGGATGACAGCTTTTTTTCAGACCCTGCTGCAGATGAGCATTGCCGGAAGCTATGTCATTCTGCTCGTACTGATTGCCAGGCTTCTGCTTAGAAAAGCACCCAAAATACTCTCCTATATTCTCTGGTTCGCGGTGCTGTTCCGGCTGCTCTGTCCGTTGTCCTTTGAAACACCCTATAGCCTGCTGCCTGAATTGGGAAAGGGCAATCTGCAGTCAGCCGGAGGCGGAGAACAGGCTATAATACAGCCGCCTGCGGATTCAGAGGCAGAGCCTGCAGGAACTGCAGGCGTTACGGAAGCAGGCACTGCTGGCGGTACTACTGCAGATGAAAACGGCGTGGCGGCGGGTTCTGCTGTAACGGGGATGGCTGGTACAATATCTGCTGCAACCGCTGCTAAATCATCCTCAGCAGAACGCTGGCAGACTGCCGCAGGTTATACCTGGCTCGGCGGATGTGCAGTTATGCTGGCCGGCGGCCTCATCTCAGCCATCCGGCTTAACCGGCGGCTGAAAGCGGCACGGCATGAGGGAGGCCGCATCTATGTGTGGAACGGAGCCGAGACTCCATTCGTGTTCGGCCTGCTTAGGCCCCGCATCATATTGCCTGAAGGTCTTGGGGAACATGAGCGAGGCTATATCATCCGGCATGAACAGGTTCATATCAGCAGGCTTGACCATCTGGTGAAGCTGGCCGCTTTTGCAGCGATCTGCCTGCACTGGTTCAACCCGCTGGTCTGGCTGGCCGTCCGTTTCATGGATGAAGATATGGAGAAATCCTGTGATGAGGCGGTCATCCGGCAGCTGGGCAGCGGGATCAAGAAGGAGTATTCAACCTCTCTGCTGGCACTGTCCACCGGAAAAACATTTACAGGCCGCACTCCGCTCGCTTTCGGTGAGAACAGTACAAAAGGACGGATCAGGAACATTCTGAATTACCGGAAGCCTTCCTTCTGGGCAGTTACATCTGCGGTAGCGTTAGTAGCTATTACCGTTGCAACCGCCGTTTTAACAGGGAATATACGCTCACAAAAGATGACCGAAGCAGATTATGCCAAGCAATATATAGAAGAGCAGATAGCCGGGATAGAGAACAGAATAACCGGTGCAGTCATTGCAGACAGTGAAATAACTCTGTTTGAGCTGGCTGGCCGGGTAGAGGGGCTGCTGGCTGAGCCGCTGGAGCTGTGGCGGCTGGAATACCGGCTGGAGCCGGAGGACATCAGCAGGCTGCCGCTGGCCGGCGGAATGAACGAGGTTGACGGTAAAATTACTGAGGATAGCGGAATGGGCAAGCCGTTTCTGGTTTTTGCTTATGAAGGAGATAAACCGCGTTATGAGGGGGTTATCTGGAGCGGGGAATACGATCTTGGCACACCAGCCGGACGGGAAACAGCCTTGCAGGTCTTTTTTGAAGGCAAAGGGCTGCTGGAACATGAAACCTACAGCGGTAATCATGCGATCGCGAAGTTTGTGATGTCGGATGGAACGACT contains these protein-coding regions:
- a CDS encoding BlaI/MecI/CopY family transcriptional regulator; amino-acid sequence: MKAVKLTETEARLAELIWKGEPLPSGELVKLCEAELGWKKSTTYTMLKRLEGKGVFINEDGTVFSRISKEDFHADQSKQFVEETFGGSLPRFLAAFTRSRKLEDKEIDELLKLIHEKEEE
- a CDS encoding M56 family metallopeptidase, which produces MTAFFQTLLQMSIAGSYVILLVLIARLLLRKAPKILSYILWFAVLFRLLCPLSFETPYSLLPELGKGNLQSAGGGEQAIIQPPADSEAEPAGTAGVTEAGTAGGTTADENGVAAGSAVTGMAGTISAATAAKSSSAERWQTAAGYTWLGGCAVMLAGGLISAIRLNRRLKAARHEGGRIYVWNGAETPFVFGLLRPRIILPEGLGEHERGYIIRHEQVHISRLDHLVKLAAFAAICLHWFNPLVWLAVRFMDEDMEKSCDEAVIRQLGSGIKKEYSTSLLALSTGKTFTGRTPLAFGENSTKGRIRNILNYRKPSFWAVTSAVALVAITVATAVLTGNIRSQKMTEADYAKQYIEEQIAGIENRITGAVIADSEITLFELAGRVEGLLAEPLELWRLEYRLEPEDISRLPLAGGMNEVDGKITEDSGMGKPFLVFAYEGDKPRYEGVIWSGEYDLGTPAGRETALQVFFEGKGLLEHETYSGNHAIAKFVMSDGTTAHLLLSQPAVQGGSGIWVVERWKDGNGYEYYETPDTSQPSAEYFAGLQEEADQGHQTAELLDPAQAAAAFIQNELGWNLTKEQIELQFPATAADFTISPVSKLLGYVSGMTLTEPGFKFDNVEWLTDDEDPARLQRLGIDPERDMPGGFYILNKLAVNDPLELSEEAEFAIIDGAVPKTVSKAEFVARLELMAGSGMLCTVTTQDGKVLGIAERYLP